A segment of the Cutaneotrichosporon cavernicola HIS019 DNA, chromosome: 6 genome:
gaggatgaggatgggtgggatggggatAGGGATGGGTATGTTGGACGGGGGCAGGTGGGGCATGAGGGGCTGGGGCCGCTGCGACGACCCCGCTCGAGGGATTGGCCCCTTCCGGGCCTGGGTTCATCGTGACGACTTTATCCCTCTTGTGTGCTCTGCGTCGCTCTGGGTTGGTAAGCACGCGGCTCGAGGTTGGGTGAGAGAACAAGGACGAGTGGGCGCGGAGGGTGCAAGAGGTGTTGCGAGATgtgaggaagggagagagagtTGGTGCGATGCGTGAAGAGGACAATGtgagatgaagatgaaTGCAGAGGTCAAGGGCGAGTGTGTGTGTAATGATGATAGAGGTGTAGAGGTACTCACGCGAGTCTAAGAGAGAGGACAGAGGACAGAGAAGAGTGGAGGGGGAGTTGGGAGGTGGTAGGTGGGTAGGTAGGTGCAAGGGTCGAGGGGTAAGTGTTGAAAGGGAACTTGAAGTATGTAAAGCAGTACGGTCTTTAGGATCGTTGGCCTTAACCCTTTTACTTCTTCCAACAAAACTTGATCAGTTTGTGACTCGAGTGATGACCGTCTTCTATCGCTTGTCGCTGTGTGAGACAGTAACTGTTTCGGTTGATTCAGGAGGGCACGGAGGAGTTTGGTGTGGTTGGCTGTGGGCTGTGGGCTAGTTATGGATGATGGAGTTTGGGTGAGGGGTTGGATGGAATGCTCTCCTCCTTTGGTTCTCCTTGGTTCTCCTTTGGTGGCTGTGGCTTGGTGAGGAGACTGAATCACTCGCACCGGCTACAGGCTACCAGGCTGCAGGCTACTTGTTAACGTAGCAGTTGTCTCACCCTACCCATACAAGCTATGACCAACCAGACCACAACTTCAATACACCGCGGGATCAATTACAATAGACTGAGACTGGCTTCTTTGAGTGAATAACCTTGTGATGGGCGATGATTTAATCGTCCCAAATATCTGCAAAATATTTTCAGAGCAATTTATCCCACATCTCCGAAAATTAGGACTCAAGGCTTAGGACCTcactccacctcctccactcaGCACTCACACTACCCACATCCACCCCCCCAACAAAATCTAATCAACATGGCTTTCGGCGACCGTGGAGGACGTGGCGGAGGacgcggtggtggcggccgtggcggcTTTGGTGGACGCGGTggtggccgcggcggcgctgcggGCGGCCGTGGCGGATTCGGTGGGCGCGGTGGCGCTGGtggtggccgtggtggACCGGGTGGCCGTGGTGGTGAGTCTCACCTTTACAAGCAAGACTGACCTCAGCtcgtggtggtggccgtggtggtcctggtggccgcggcggtggccgtGGCGGCAAGCCCGGTCTCGGCAAGGGTCCTGGTGCGGTCACTATCGAGCCCCACAAGCACGCTGGTGTCTACAtcgccaagggcaaggagcaCCTGCTTGTCACCCGCAACCTGACCCCCGGCGAGAGCGTCTACGGCGAGAAGCGTATCAGCGTCGCGACTATgaacgccgacggcgaggaggagaaggtcgagTATCGTGTCTGGAACCCCTTCCGCTCCAAGCTTGCTGCTGGTATTCTCGGTGGTCTTGATGCCATCCACGTGAGTCACTCCCCCCAGATAACGCTGACAGTCAGATTAAGCCCGGAGCCAAGGTTCTCTACCTCGGTGCGGCCTCTGGTTCGACCGTCTCGCACGTCGCCGACATTGTTGGCCCCGAGGGTGTCGTTTACGCTGTCGAGTTCTCTCACCGCCCGGGTCGTGACCTGATCGGCAtggccaagaagcgcacCAACGTCATCcccatcgtcgacgacgctcgCCACCCGCAAAAGTACCGCATGCTCCTGCAGATGGTCGACGTCATCTTTGCCGACGTTGCCCAGCCTGACCAGGCTCGTATCATTGCGCTCAACGCGCACCACTTCCTTAAGCAGGGTGGCGCGATCGTCATTTCGATCAAGGCCAACTGTATCGACTCCACTGCCCCGGCAGCGCAGGTGTTTGCGTCCGAGGTCAACAACAtgcgcaaggagggcaTCAAGCCCAAGGAGCAGCTCACTCTCGAGCCATACGAGCGTGACCACGCCATTGTCGTCGGCATTTACGAGCGCCACACTGGCAACTAGGCCAGCTAGTTTGTTGCCACTTTGCAGACTATCACAGACTATTCCACGGTTTGACCGTGGTCGCATATTGTACCTGCGCCCAGCCGGCGCCATGTATTGGGATCGAGCATAGCACAGCGAGAGTGAGGGCAAGCACGAGAGGTGCGAGGCGGAGTGACGGGGTGCGGGTGGGTCGCAGGCGCTTTGTTTGTGCCGTGTGGATGTTGAGTGGCGGCTGACTAAAGCGTCTCAGTGGGGTCGATGTAGTTAGTTCCGGGGCACGCCAAAGCCGCGCCACTGATGTATTCACATGCATCGGCTGGGCCGCTTGACAACACTGTCGATCACACTGGGCCGAACCCCAAGCTCTAGAAATACTCAATCTCAAGCTCGCCCTCAGCCGTCCCGCTACTCGGATTGTCCGACGAGTACCACCCGTCGCCGTGGATGTCGCGCAGCTCCCCACTGATGTCAGTCAGTTCCTACGCGAACCCACGTCGCACTCTCTGGAATAATCTTGAGGCGCAGGTTGATGGACGCGAGACAGTTGCCAGTGACGCGGAACACGACTGAGCCGCTCCGTCCGTCAATCTTGCCGGTGAAGACTAATTGGCcgtctggtgtgagctcCGTAGATGGCGAGTCCAGCTGGACCTTAGAGCCAGACAGCTGATAAATCCCTTTGGCGCCACCGTCGGGTCACTTCAACCACCGAACACTCACCCATCTCAGCCCCGTTCTCGAGGAACAGCATGACGTACGCCGCCCTTCCTGATCCCTCGAGACCGCCCGTGAACTCGTAATCAGTCACCACGGTGCCCATGTGCGACGGCATGTCAAGCTTGGTATCGAGATTGGTATCCTTGTGGTCGATTGTTTTGATCGTGAATCTGACTAGGGTTAGCGAGAGGGATGGGGTGGTTGGGTTGGGGGGTAGAGGGTGTGTGTTGTTTGTaggagggaaggtgcgATCTGGGTGCCGATCTGCCATCAAAAGGCGAGTAAGAGGATGTGGGAAAGAGAAGCTGTTGTCATTCAAAATGGATGTGACAGGGTTGGAGATGATGGAAGACGCGTCGCTGGAGGTGACGCACCACGCGTAAGTTCACGCGCCGACTTTGTGGTTCCGGCGGGAGCTGCAGTGGGAGTCGCCCTAGGAACTGGAGCAGGCGGGGCAGGCTTGACGGTGGACATGGTAGAGTTGAGGTGAGTCAAGAGATGAGAGTAAATGAAGATGGAGTGATGGAGTGATGGAGTGAATCTAGAACACGTATCGATGCTGTGTCTCTCGGTCACGAGGATGCTGTGCAGGGCGGAGAGAAAGTGACACGGATCGCGTCGGGACTCGGATACATGCTTCCGTCGTGTGATGTGATGTCTCCAAGTATCCTCCGTGCCTGAACCTGGCGATGGCAGCTGGTTAGTCCTTTGTGCTTACGAGGGAACAGTATACATGGATCATTCTATAGACTAACGAGACAAACGCTCACGGAGAGAACTTTTCGCCAACCATCTCCTCCGTCACGCCCCAAAGGCGCTCCGCTGCCGCCTTGTCGACCGCATAAGGCGCGACGAAGTCGGATTCGGAGATGTTGAGATGGGGGTCTGCGCCGGTGGGCTTGACCTTCGCAATCTGGCAGTCGGTGAGATACGTTCCGCTGTGGGTTTTGAGTGCTGGGTCGAATGCCGCAACCAAAGTAGTAGACGCCCCCTGGGGGATAGATTTGAAGAACACGCCCGGCTTGGGTGTTCCGTCCTCGTTGAAAAACTGGCCTACCATACCCTTcatgtcctcctcggtgaggtggcgggcgaggttggTGTGAATCGCGCCTGGGTGGAGCGAGATTACCGTGAGTTTGGGATATTTCTCAGCCAAAGCAACGCCGTTGAGGACCGAAGCCGTCTTGGACTGGCCGTACGACATGAACTTGTTGTACGTCTTGCCGCCCGAGAACCCCATGTCGTCCCAAAGAATGTCGGAGACTCGGTGGCCGACCGAAGAGACTAAGACCACACGAGGagcgggcgaggcgaggaggttcGGAATAAGAAGGTTGTTTAGCAGCCATGGGGCCATGTAGTTTGTGCCAAACTGGGTCTCGAAACCGTCCTCGGTGGTGCCGTAGGGGCACATCATGATGGCCGCGTTGTTGATCaggacgtcgagctggggAGCCGCAGCCGCAATGGCCTTGGCACCGGACCGGACCGACGCAAGGCTGTTCAGGTCGAGcgt
Coding sequences within it:
- a CDS encoding uncharacterized protein (KR domain), with translation MATNTNYNRETTAQEVVDAFANEIKGKTVVVTGPSPGGIGYETARAIATRAPKLLILAGRDMKKLEAAKADILKDTPSANLALVTLDLNSLASVRSGAKAIAAAAPQLDVLINNAAIMMCPYGTTEDGFETQFGTNYMAPWLLNNLLIPNLLASPAPRVVLVSSVGHRVSDILWDDMGFSGGKTYNKFMSYGQSKTASVLNGVALAEKYPKLTVISLHPGAIHTNLARHLTEEDMKGMVGQFFNEDGTPKPGVFFKSIPQGASTTLVAAFDPALKTHSGTYLTDCQIAKVKPTGADPHLNISESDFVAPYAVDKAAAERLWGVTEEMVGEKFSP
- the NOP1 gene encoding uncharacterized protein (Fibrillarin); this encodes MAFGDRGGRGGGRGGGGRGGFGGRGGGRGGAAGGRGGFGGRGGAGGGRGGPGGRGARGGGRGGPGGRGGGRGGKPGLGKGPGAVTIEPHKHAGVYIAKGKEHLLVTRNLTPGESVYGEKRISVATMNADGEEEKVEYRVWNPFRSKLAAGILGGLDAIHIKPGAKVLYLGAASGSTVSHVADIVGPEGVVYAVEFSHRPGRDLIGMAKKRTNVIPIVDDARHPQKYRMLLQMVDVIFADVAQPDQARIIALNAHHFLKQGGAIVISIKANCIDSTAPAAQVFASEVNNMRKEGIKPKEQLTLEPYERDHAIVVGIYERHTGN